The Desulfobacterales bacterium genomic sequence GACTTGACCCCTTTTCTCATTTTTTTGCCATACGCTGCATTTGTTCTTCGTATTTCGGCCACTCATGCAATGTTTCCGGATCAAAATCTGCCCCATTTGGCCACACCAAAGTGTGCAATTCCGGATTTATTTCAACTTGATTGAATTCGGTTTCATCTTGCAATGGCCCAAATAGTGACCCTTCTAAAACAGGCCTGAAGTTTATAATTCGTTCCATATCGTCATCAAACTTTATCCGTAAAGTATAGGGTTTAATGATATCAAAATTAACAATCCGATAAATTGGATGAGACATTATAATTTCCTTTCATCGAAGAGGTGCAATCTTAAATGGCAGTTGCCCTGACTGGAGGCGTTCCCAATTCTCCAATAATTCTCCATGATGTAGTTCCGCCCATGCTTCTACAAGCCGCTGTTGCCTTAAAGATAATGTGCCACTTATCGTCTCAATAGTGTCAATCCCATAAACAGCAGATTGATTCTGATAGTATACATGAAAATGAGGTCGATGGTGTGGTGCACCCGGCTCCACATACATACAAATATGGATGACACCCATCCCGCAGTTCCCGTTACAGCGCCTCGGAAAGCCGCTTGAGGGAATACATCCCTGACAGTCCTTTTACGGGTTTTGGTTTCTTTTCATTCTTCGATTGAAACAGGTGCCGGAAATTCTGGTAGTGGTGGGAGACAAATTCCCGGGAACCGATGATTCCCGAATCGGTAAAATACCGGGTCCGATAGCGGAAACGATCCGTGCGGGTCAGCTCAAAGCCTTTTTCCCGCTCCTTTTCAACCGTCTTTTCATCGATCACCTGCGCTCTGCCCTTATGCGGGCGGTTCAGTGCGCCGGCTTCATACACATATCGGCGATACCGCCGTATTCTTTCTTTTTCATCAGTTACGTTGAACTCTTTCATGCCAAAATCGGTGGAGAGAAAATCATCTTTATTGCCGGTCTGAATGTGGTACCCCAGCGAGCACCACCGGTATTGTTCCGGACGCTTTACGATACCTGCCCGCAAGGGATTAAGATCGATGTACGCCAGGCAGTTTACCAGGGTTTCCCCCTTATCCACGATCACGCTTTTAAACCGCTCTCCCCAGAAATAGCCCCTGCGGTTATAACGCTTATTGTAATACCGTGCAAATCCAACCTTGATCTCCCGGACAAATTCCGAAAGGCTGCCGTATTTTGCCCGGAAAGCCGGAAGCTGACCCCTGGCAAATACCCGCTCATCCCCG encodes the following:
- a CDS encoding DUF2442 domain-containing protein, producing MSHPIYRIVNFDIIKPYTLRIKFDDDMERIINFRPVLEGSLFGPLQDETEFNQVEINPELHTLVWPNGADFDPETLHEWPKYEEQMQRMAKK